One window from the genome of Hoplias malabaricus isolate fHopMal1 chromosome X2, fHopMal1.hap1, whole genome shotgun sequence encodes:
- the LOC136676966 gene encoding phosphatidate cytidylyltransferase 2-like translates to MTELRHRGTTEQDLKHQQSEDKGSEAEDKLERDGGASDNECKLDSGVTEVPPPADDTPEVLNKALSGLSSRWKNWWVRGILTLAMITFFFFIIYLGPMVLMMIVLCVQIKCFQEIITIGYSVYHSYDLPWFRTLSWYFLLCVNYFFYGETVTDYFFTLVQREEPLRILSKYHRFISFALYLTGFCMFVLSLVKKHYRLQFYMFGWTHVTLLIVVTQSHLIIHNLFEGMIWFIVPISCVICNDIMAYMFGFFFGRTPLIKLSPKKTWEGFIGGFFATVVFGILLSYVMSGYRYFVCPVEFNNDSNSFTVDCQPSELFQLQDYTLPSVLESITGWTTVKLYPFQIHSIALSAFASIMGPFGGFFASGFKRAFKIKDFANTIPGHGGIMDRFDCQYLMATFVNVYIASFIRGPNPTKVIQQLLALRPDQQLYIYNALKAHLTERGLLAALEEAV, encoded by the exons ATGACAGAGTTAAGGCACCGCGGAACAACAGAGCAGGACCTGAAGCACCAGCAGTCGGAGGATAAG ggttCAGAAGCAGAAGATAAGttggagagagatggaggggcGTCAGATAATGAGTGTAAACTGGACTCGGGTGTTACTGAAGTTCCTCCACCTGCCGATGACACGCCGGAGGTTCTCAACAAAGCCCTGTCAGGGCTGTCTTCCCG ATGGAAGAACTGGTGGGTGAGGGGCATCCTCACACTGGCGATGAtcaccttcttcttctttatcatCTATCTTGGCCCAATGGTGCTGATGATGATT GTGCTCTGTGTGCAGATCAAGTGTTTTCAGGAGATCATCACCATTGGCTACAGTGTATATCACTCTTACGACCTCCCCTGGTTCAGAACTCTCAGCTG GTACTTCCTGTTGTGTGTGAACTACTTTTTCTATGGTGAGACGGTGACAGATTATTTCTTCACGCTGGTGCAGAGGGAGGAGCCTCTAAGGATTCTCAGCAAATACCATCGCTTCATCTCATTCGCCCTCTACCTCACTG GGTTCTGCATGTTTGTGCTGAGTCTAGTGAAGAAACATTATCGGCTGCAGTTCTACATG TTTGGCTGGACCCACGTCACCCTGCTGATTGTGGTCACACAGTCCCACCTCATCATCCATAACTTGTTTGAAGGGATGATCTG GTTTATTGTGCCAATCTCTTGTGTGATCTGTAATGACATTATGGCCTACATGTTTGGATTCTTCTTTGGACGTACTCCACTTATCAAG CTGTCCCCCAAAAAGACATGGGAAGGTTTTATTGGTGGATTCTTCGccacagtggtctttggaatcCTG TTATCCTATGTGATGTCTGGCTATCGTTACTTTGTGTGTCCAGTGGAGTTCAATAATGACTCCAACAGTTTTACTGTGGATTGTCAACCTTCAGAGCTCTTCCAGCTGCAGGACTACACACTGCCTTCTGTCCTAGAGTCCATCACTGGCTGG ACCACGGTGAAGCTCTACCCATTCCAGATTCACAGTATTGCTCTGTCAGCCTTTGCCTCCATCATGGGGCCATTTGGAGGCTTCTTTGCCAGTGGATTCAAGAGGGCCTTTAAGATTAAG GACTTTGCTAACACCATTCCTGGACATGGAGGTATTATGGACCGTTTTGACTGCCAGTACCTCATGGCTACGTTTGTTAATGTTTACATTGCCAGCTTCATCAG